In Halobaculum rubrum, the following are encoded in one genomic region:
- a CDS encoding cobalamin B12-binding domain-containing protein: protein MSTQEREEGRQIRCLIAKVGLDGHDRGAHVISRAFRDAGFEVIYSGLHRAPDEIVQAAVQEDVDVLGISILSGAHNTLVPKIVEGLKEYDAFEDTLILVGGIVPDDDRDEMLEMGVGAVFGPGTPMEETIEFVRENVHDRE from the coding sequence ATGAGTACACAAGAGCGCGAGGAGGGGCGGCAGATCCGCTGTCTCATCGCGAAGGTCGGTCTGGACGGTCACGACCGCGGCGCGCACGTCATCTCGCGGGCGTTTCGCGACGCCGGCTTCGAGGTCATCTACTCGGGATTGCACCGCGCGCCCGACGAGATCGTGCAGGCGGCCGTCCAGGAGGACGTTGACGTCCTCGGCATCTCGATCCTCTCGGGGGCGCACAACACGCTCGTCCCGAAGATCGTCGAGGGCCTGAAGGAGTACGACGCCTTCGAGGACACGCTGATCCTCGTCGGCGGGATCGTCCCCGACGACGACCGCGACGAGATGCTCGAAATGGGCGTCGGCGCCGTCTTCGGCCCGGGCACCCCGATGGAGGAGACGATCGAGTTCGTCCGCGAGAACGTCCACGATCGCGAGTGA
- a CDS encoding GAF domain-containing protein has protein sequence MSSTHDARVLVAVSDQTPSDYGADVVEAIESALSATVLHKRGAVATEFLRELGPTLDCVVVASRTNCVETLAAAAGEVPLIVYGDEVPSVPVDEVVATDGGTDLLARRVSECIERERERNALTEANAKLSALNTYTRELTGCETVREVSDTVVEAVTNALGHEEVVLAMLDDGTFFPYGHTLPNDYDVEADTDEGVIGRTYRTEETQVVNEYGADPDKIRDADDVASVLSTPVGDHGVLQVTTDRKGAFDQQDAEFLEIVASHAAEALARLERESELRVERDRLHYFFDGIRSPAVYVESRDGSEPVLVEVNTAYEALFGADGLGEPVSNAFPTETERELFGAEGPDTVVHRDITRETVDGSADLVVGVVPVPLSGVETGAFGLYATDVEFP, from the coding sequence ATGTCCTCCACGCACGACGCCCGCGTACTCGTTGCGGTGTCGGATCAGACGCCGAGTGACTACGGCGCGGACGTCGTCGAGGCCATCGAATCGGCGCTGAGCGCGACGGTTCTGCACAAACGCGGCGCCGTCGCCACGGAGTTCCTCCGCGAGCTCGGGCCGACGCTCGACTGCGTCGTCGTCGCCAGCCGAACGAACTGTGTGGAGACTCTCGCCGCCGCGGCGGGGGAGGTGCCGTTGATCGTCTACGGGGACGAGGTGCCGTCGGTGCCCGTGGACGAGGTCGTCGCCACCGACGGCGGGACGGACCTGCTCGCGCGCCGCGTTTCCGAGTGCATCGAGCGCGAGCGCGAGCGCAACGCCCTCACGGAGGCGAACGCGAAGCTGTCGGCGCTCAACACCTACACTCGCGAGTTGACCGGCTGTGAGACCGTCCGCGAGGTGAGCGACACGGTGGTCGAGGCCGTCACGAACGCCCTCGGCCACGAGGAGGTCGTCCTCGCCATGCTCGACGACGGGACGTTCTTCCCGTACGGTCATACGCTCCCGAACGATTACGACGTCGAGGCCGACACCGACGAGGGGGTCATCGGACGCACGTACCGGACGGAGGAGACGCAGGTCGTCAACGAGTACGGCGCCGACCCCGACAAGATCCGCGACGCGGATGACGTGGCCTCGGTGCTGAGTACCCCCGTCGGCGACCACGGCGTTCTCCAGGTGACGACCGATCGGAAGGGAGCGTTCGACCAGCAGGACGCCGAGTTCCTCGAGATCGTCGCCTCCCACGCGGCCGAGGCGCTCGCGCGGCTCGAACGGGAGTCGGAGCTCCGCGTCGAGCGCGACCGACTGCACTACTTCTTCGACGGGATCCGGTCGCCGGCGGTGTACGTGGAGTCGAGAGACGGGAGCGAGCCGGTACTCGTGGAGGTCAACACGGCCTACGAGGCGCTGTTCGGCGCCGACGGCCTCGGCGAACCCGTATCGAACGCGTTTCCGACGGAGACGGAACGCGAACTGTTCGGCGCCGAGGGACCCGATACGGTCGTTCATCGCGACATCACCCGCGAGACGGTCGACGGCTCGGCAGACCTCGTCGTGGGTGTGGTCCCGGTTCCGCTCTCTGGGGTCGAAACAGGGGCGTTCGGACTGTATGCGACCGATGTCGAGTTCCCGTAG